CATTGGGATTTGCACTTAAGGGAGCGCCACAATGAAAGTGAACGCTTAAATCGACAGTTGACGACAGATTGATGAACAATAACCGCATGTTAGCAGCATAATCGGCGCAAACCAGCATCTGACAGACGTACAGAAACACGCGCGCGGAAGCGCTTCCGCGCGCGTCTACTATGGTTGTCGGAACGACGCTATCTTGCGCGCCGCTCCATGCCCTCAGGCGGTCGTCAACGTCGCTCTGGCGGTGGCCTCCGTTTGCGCACGCGCACCCTCGCGACGGTCGGCGCGCAGCATCTCGGCGGCGCGCTCCGCGATCATCAGCGTCGGCGAATTCGTGTTGCCCGAAGTAATGGTCGGCATGACCGAGGCGTCCACCACGCGCAAGCCCTCCACGCCGCGCACGCGCAGGCGCGCGTCGACCACGGCGTCCGGATCGTCGGCGCGGCCCATGCGGCATGTGCCGACCGGGTGAAAAATGGTCGTGCCGACGTTGCCCGCCGCTTCGCGCAGTTGCTCCTCGCTCTGGAATGCGGGCCCGGGCAGGATCTCGTGCGGCTCGTAACGCGCAAGCGCCGCGCTGGCCGCGATGCGCCGCGTCAGCCGTATCGAGCTGGCTGCCACGCGCAGGTCGTGATCGGTCGAAAGATAATTGGGCGCAATGGCGGGCGCCTGCGACGGGTCCGCCGAAACCGCATGGATACTGCCGCGCGACGTGGGCCGCAGGTTGCACACCGACGCCGTGAACGCATTGAAGCGATGTAGCGGCTCGCCGAAGCGGTCGAGCGACAGCGGCTGCACGTGATACTGGAGGTCGGGCCGCGTGAGTGCAGGATCGTTCGGGTCCGACTTCGCAAACGCGCCGAGCTGCGAGGGCGCCATCGACATGGGCCCGCTCTGGAAAAACGCGTACTCCATGCCGATCATCAGCTTGCCCCACCAGTGCGCGGAAAGCGTGTTGAGCGTACGCACGCCGTTCACGCGAAACGCCATGCGCAATTGCAGATGGTCTTGCAGGTTTTCGCCCACGCCGCGCAGATCCTGCACGACGCCAATGCCGAGCTGCGCGAGCCGCTGTGCGTCGCCGATGCCGGAAAGCTCGAGCACTTGCGGCGAATTCACGGCGCCGGCGCTCAGGATGACTTCGCAACGCGCGCGCGCAACGTAGTCCACATCGCCGCGATACTCCACGCCCACGCAGCGCTTGCCTTCGAAAATCACGCGCTGTGTGAACGCACCGGTCACGACCGTCAGATTGGGCCGCTTCATCGCCGCGCGCAAGAACGCCTTCGACGCGTTCCAGCGAACGCCGCGCTTCTGGTTCACCTCGAAGTACCCCACGCCGCTGTTGTCGCCGCAATTGAAATCGTCGGTGGCGGCAATACCCTGCTCCTGTGCCGCGTGCGCGAACGATTCGAGAATTTCCCACTTCAGACGCTGCTTCTCCACGCGCCATTGGCCGCCCGCGCCGTGAAACTCGCTCGCGCCGCCGTGATGGTCTTCGCTGCGGCGGAACACGGGCAGCACGCTGTCCCACGCCCAACCGGAATCGCCAGTCACGCGCGCCCAGTTGTCGTAGTCCTCACGCTGGCCGCGCATGTAAATCATGCCGTTGATCGACGACGAGCCGCCCAGCACGCGGCCGCGCGGATACGAAAGCGCGCGTCCGTTGAGGCCTTTTTCGGCGGCGGTCTTGTAGAGCCAGTCCGTGCGCGGATTGCCGATGCAATACAGGTAGCCGACGGGAATGTGGATCCAGTGATAGTCGTCCGTGCCACCCGCTTCGATGAGCAGCACGGAAACGTCCGCGTCTTCGGTCAGGCGGTTGGCGAGCACGCAGCCCGCGGTGCCCGCGCCAACGATCACATAGTCGAATTCGCCTTCGAGGCGGCGCGAGGACGCGCCGCGTGCTCCTTGAGCTTCTCCCAGTGCGGGCATGATGTGTCTCCAGCCACTGCGTTTTCTTCGTGTTGTGATTTTCGAACTGCGATTGCCGCGCCGGGCGGCGCCGAATACTTCGTTATGCTTGATAAACCGCCCGACTCGTGCCAGCCTACTTCGCCACTGGCATCGTGAACTCCGCGCCCTTGGCGATGCTGTCCGGCCAGCGTTGCATGATGCTCTTGTAACGCGTGTAGAAGCGCACGCCTTCCTCGCCATAGGCATGATGATCGCCGAACAGCGAACGCTTCCAGCCGCCGAACGAGTGCCACGCCATCGGCACCGGAATCGGCACATTGATGCCCACCATGCCCACCTTGATCTGCCGCGAGAACGCGCGCGCGACGCCGCCGTCCGAGGTGTAGCACGACACGCCGTTGGCGAATTCGTGCGCGTTGATCAACTCGACGGCGCTCGCGAAATCGGGCACGCGCACGACCGAAAGCACCGGCCCGAAGATCTCTTCCTTGTAGATCGTCATGTCGGTCTTCACGTCGTCGAACAGCGTGCCGCCGAGGAAGAAGCCGTCCTCATGGCCGTCCACCTTGTGGCCGCGGCCGTCCACCACGAGCTTCGCGCCCGCCGCAACGCCCGCTTCTATATAGCCCCGCACCTTCGCGCGATGCGGCCCCGTAACGAGCGGCCCCATTTCCGAGGCGCCGTCCATGCCGCTACCGATCTGCAGCGCCTTCACGCGCGGCGTGAGGCGCTCGACGAGTTCATCCGCGATATGGCCCACGGCCACCGCCACCGAAATCGCCATGCAGCGCTCGCCGGCCGAACCGTACGCCGCGCCGATCAGCGCGTCGACGGCCTGGTCGAGATCGGCATCCGGCATCACGACGAGGTGATTCTTCGCGCCGCCCAGCGCCTGCACGCGCTTGCCGTGCTTCGTGCCTTCCGTGTAGATGTACTCGGCGATCGGCGTCGAGCCGACAAACGACAACGCCGTGACCTCGGGATGCACGAGCAGTGCGTCCACGGCCACCTTGTCGCCGTGCACGACATTGAAAACGCCGTCAGGCAAACCCGCTTCCTTGAGCAGTTCGGCAAGACGCACAGAAGCCGAGGGATCGCGCTCCGACGGTTTGAGCACGAAGGTATTACCGCACGCGAGCGCGATCGGGAACATCCAGCACGGCACCATCATCGGGAAATTGAACGGCGTGATGCCCGCCACGACGCCCAGCGGCTGGCGCAGATTCCAGTTGTCGATGCCGCCGCCGATCTGGTCGGTGAAATCCGTCTTCAGCAGATTGGGAATGCCGCACGCGAATTCGACCACCTCGATGCCGCGCATCACCTCGCCCTTGGCATCCGAGAACACCTTGCCGTGTTCGCGCGTGATCAGTTCGGCGAGTTCGTCATGATGCTGGTCGAGCAGGTCCTTGAACTTGAAGAGGATGCGTGCGCGCTTGATGGGCGCCGTCTCCGCCCACGCGGGGAACGCAGCGGCCGCGGCGGCAACGGCGGCGTCGACTTCGGCGACCGTCGCGAGCGGCACGCGCGCGCTCACCTTGCCAAACGCCGGATTGAATACGTCGCCGTAACGGTCGCTCGTGCCGTCCAGCGGCTTGCCGTTCACGAAGTGCGTCAGCGTACGCACGCCCGCATCGCTTTGATGTGTCTCGCCCATGTCTGTGCCTCTTCTGTCGTGAAGCCTCGGTCCGGTTAGCGTAATCGGGAGGCCGGGGCACGATCCAATGATTAATGCTCAACAGCGATATAAGGCGGTTTAATATCAGGATATGGACCTGACCTTGCTCCGAGCGTTCGTCACGGTCGCACGCGAGGGCAACCTCACGCGCGCGGCCACCCACCTGCATCTCACGCAACCTGCCGTGAGCCTGCAGATCAAGCATTTGCAAGAGGCGCTCGGCGTCGCGCTCTTCACGCGCACCTCGCACGGCCTCGCGCTCACGCGTGACGGCCAGGCACTGCTGCCGCACGCCGAACGTGCGCTCGCTGCCGCCGGCGACGTGCAGCGCGCCGCTGCTGCGCTGCGGCACGAGGTGCGCGGGCGCTTGCGCATCGGCACCATTCTCGATCCGGCGTTCCTGCGCCTCGGCGGCTTTCTGCGTCAACTCGTCGAAACCTGGCCGCAGATCGAAACGGCGCTGCGCCACGGCATGTCCGGCTGGGTGCTCGACCAGGTGCGCTCGCGCGAACTCGACGTGGGCTACTACATCGGCCAGCCCACGCCCGACCCCGATGCCTTCCATGTCATCACGCTCACGCGCTTTCAGTACCGTGTGCTCGCGCCCGCCGGCTGGAAGGACCGCGTGAAGGACGCGCGGGACTGGCGCGCGCTCGCGGCGCTGCCGTGGATCTGGACGCCGCCCGCCTCCGCGCACAATCGCCTGCTCACCACGCTTTTCGAGGCCGCGCATGCGAAACCCGTGAAGGTGGCCGAGGTGGACCAGGAGCCGTCGATGCTCGATCTCGTGAAGTCGGGCGTGGGCCTCACGCTCGCGCGCGATTCCACGGCCCTCGCCGAAGCGCACGCGCACGGGCTCACCATCGTGGAAGGCGTGACGGTGCCCACGGAACTCACCTTCATCACGCTCGCCGCGCGGCGCGACGAGCCCACCATTGCTGCGGCGCTCAAGTCGATCGAAACGCAATGGGCGATATGAGCCGCGCTCATGAAGGCGCGCGTATGCCGTTCACGTCTGACGTGAGCGCCGCGCGAGCCTCGTAACAGCGCTGTCACACAAGTTTTGATAGATTGGGAATTCGCTCCGCGTTTTCGGCACACCCGCCGGTGTGCTCACCCTGCGCGGCGCGTTTCCAGACTCTCCGATCGTTCCGCTTGTTCCCCTTGTTCCCTTTGCACGACAGGAGCCTTGCATGGCCCGCAACATCGAAATCAAAGCCCGCGCCCGTGAATTCGACACCTTGCGCGAGCGCGCTTCCCAGCTCGCACCCGATGCGCCCCTGATCTTTCGCCAGCAGGACTTCTTCTACGATGTACCGCGCGGCCGCCTGAAGCTTCGCCAGTTCGACGACGGCACGCCGCCCGAGCTGATCTTCTATCAGCGCGACGACCGCGACGGCCCGAAGGCCTCGTACTACACGCGCAGCCCCGTCACCAATGCCGAGGCGATGCACTCACTGCTCGCCACGGCGCTCACCACGCGCGGCATTGTTTCGAAGGAGCGTCATGTGTATCTGGCGGGCCGCACGCGCATCCATCTGGACCGTGTGGACGGCCTCGGCGACTTTGTCGAACTGGAAGTGGTGCTCGGCCCCGAGGACGACGAGCAAGGCGGCGAAGCCGAAGCGCACGCAGTGTTCGCGAAGCTCGGCGTGGACGAAAGCGATCTCGTCGCGGTGGCTTACGTGGATCTGCTCAATACGGCCAACGCGGCCTGAAATCTTCAATCAGCAAGCGGGCCCTGGCGGCCCCTTTCCGCCTTTTGCGGCTTTGGGCTCATGCCGCCGGCGCACCCGGCTCCAGATGACCGAGCGGCAGCGGCCCGTTGCGCTTGAACGTCGTCAGCACGATGTTCGAGCGCACGCTGTCCACCCCGGGCACGCGCATGAGCTTCTTCATGACGAAGGTCGAAAGCGCGTTCAGATCGGGCGCGACGATGCGCAGCAAATAATCGGCGTCTCCCACCACGGCATGGCATTCGAGCACTTCGGGCAGCACGTCGATCTGTTGCTGGAACTGCTCGATGATCGAATCCCCGTGATGCTTGAGCTTGAGGCTCGTGAACGCGGTCACGCCGAGCCCGAGCTTTTCGGGCCGCAGCACCACGCGATAGCCGTCGATCACCCCCGAGGCCTCGAGCCGCTGCAGGCGCCTGCCGATCTGCGAGGGCGAGAGCGGCACCTGCTCGCCAAGCTGCTGATGTGTGGCGCGGCCAAAGCGCTGCAGGACGTCGAGGAGCGCCAGATCGAAATGGTCTAGTTCGAGCATGACTAAATTCCGCATTAATTAGTTCGTTCACGCTCGATTATTGCATACTGAACGCCAGTCACGTTCAATACGCGCACACGCCGCGTGCCAACCGCTCTAGACTTGCACACCAGCAAGCCTTTTTAGTGGAGCGTTACGAACATGGCCGCCGCCACCGCGAAACTGCAGGAGCAGTTCGACGCGGGTCTCACCACCCGTCCCGATTTCACGATAGACCAGCCGCTCGAACGCTATGGCGCGGCCGATCACGCCGTATGGGACCAGCTCTACCGGCGCCAGCGCGCGCTGCTCGAAGGCCGCGCCTCAGAGGCGTTCCTCGAAGGCGCCACGCGCATCGGCCTGAACGTTGCCCACGTTCCCTCGTTCGAGCAGGTGAGCGAGCGTCTGATGGCGGCAACCGGCTGGCGCATCGTGGCCGTGCCGGGCCTCGTGCCCGACCGCATCTTCTTCGAGCACCTTGCGAACCGTCGCTTTCCCGTCACCTGGTGGATGCGCCGGCCCGATCAGCTCGACTATCTGCAAGAACCCGACTGTTTCCACGACCTGTTCGGCCACGTGCCGTTGCTCACCGACCCCACGTTCGCCGATGCGATTCACGCCTATGGCCGCGCCGCGCTTGCCGTCGAGGAGCGCGCGTTGCCGTTGCTCGCGCGGCTCTACTGGTACACGGTGGAGTTCGGCTTGATGCGCGACGCGAGCGCGCCCAGCGGCGTGAAGATCTACGGCGCCGGCATCGTGTCGAGCAAGGGCGAGACGCTCTACAGCGTGGAAAGCGCGGCGCCGAACCGGCTGGCGTTCGACCTCGACCGCGTGCTGCGCACGCGCTATCGCATCGACACGTTCCAGAAGACCTACTTCGTGATCGACTCGTTCGCCCAGCTTTTCGAAGCGCTCGGCGCGGGCATTGCGTCGCGCCTCGCCGATCCGTCGGCGCTCATCGCGGCGCAGCCTTACCCGGCAGGCGACGTGCTGCACAGCGACACGATCATCACGCGGGGTACACGCGAGGGCTGGCTCGATGACGGCGACGTCTGAACGAAAGGCAGAACGAAAGGCAGCCGGGCGGCGCGACCAATAGACTCAGCATGGGATGCAGCACGGAGGCAACCGCGGTTTGCACCGCAGCAAGCGCGGTTTCCTTGACGGCACCGCTCGCACATGCGCCCCATAAGTGAAAAAATGGCTGATCGGCTAACGGCGCACGCCAGGCCCCAAGCTCAACACAGGTGCAACGATGATCAACCGACTCACATCCGAAGAGCGCGCATCACAACTCGCCGACCTGCGCGGCTGGCAGGCCGTCGCCGGCCGCGACGCGATCCAGCGCCACTTCCGCTTCGCCGACTTCAACGAGGCATTCGGCTTCATGACGCGCGTGGCGATCAAGGCGCAGGAAATGAACCATCACCCCGAGTGGTTCAACGTGTACAACCGCGTGGAGATCACGCTCTCCACCCACGAAGCCGACGGCCTCACCTCACGCGACATCGAACTCGCGCGCTTCATCGATTCGATCGCGCCGGGACCGCTCAGCGCATAAGCCGCGCAAACAAGCATGGGTACGCTGTGCGCACGAAAAGTGCACACAACGCGCGCACAGCGTGCCGTGAAAGCATAATGCAGGGTGTCGGGCCTTCAAACCTTCAGCTTTGAAGGCTATTCTTGATGGATACGTAAGACTCCCAGGCAGCGCGGGCAATCGGGTCTAAACGTTCCGGTGATATGACGTTCTGACGCTGTACAATCAGCAGCGCATAAGGCTTGGAGAGCGCACTCGCCTCCTGGCACAACGCGAGTTCGTCGCCAATCGAAGGCGAGCGGTTGCGCCAGAAGTTGATCGCGGCTTCGAGTTCGGTGATCGAAATATCGGACATGTGGATCGTGATCGCGCAACCGTCGGGCTATGCCGTAATGTCAGCAAGCGACGCTTCGCGAACTGCGTGCCTGAACGCTAAAACCCATTGTACTTGAGCGAATCCCATGCGACTCCTTCTGATCGAAGACGACCGCCCTATCGCACGCGGTATCCAGTCCAGCCTCGAACAAGCCGGCTTCACGGTCGACATGGTCCACGACGGCATCTTCGCCGAACAGGCCCTCACGCAAAATCGCCATGAGCTCGTGATCCTCGATCTCGGCCTGCCGGGCATCGACGGCATGACGCTGCTTTCGCGCTTTCGCCAAAGCAACCGGCATACGCCCGTTATCGTGCTCACCGCGCGCGACGAACTGAACGACCGCGTCCAGGGCCTGAATTCCGGCGCCGACGACTACATGCTCAAGCCGTTCGAACCGGCCGAGCTCGAAGCGCGCATTCGCGCCGTGATGCGCCGCAGCGGCCCGCACGGCGACGTGCCGCGCCCCGAAGTGTCGCTCGGCGGCGTACGCCTGTCGGGCGTCGATCGCCGTATCTTCAACGACGACAAGCCGCTCGAACTCTCGCCGCGCGAGTTCGCCGTGCTCGAAATGCTGCTGCTGCGTCACGGCCGCGTGGTAAGCAAGGCGCAATTGCAGGACCACCTCACGCACTTCGGCGGCGACCTCGGCGACACCGCGATCGAAGTCTACGTGCACCGCGTGCGCAAAAAGCTCGAGAACTGCCGTGTCGAGATCGTCACGGTGCGCGGCTTCGGCTATCTGCTGCAGGAAATCCGCCAGGCGGCCTGATTCGCCTCGCTTTCTGAGCCAGCCAGCGGCGGCGGATCACTCCCGCCGCCGTTTGCGCTTGATGGCCGTTCAATGGCTCTTGAATGGCCCGTCATGGGACTTCAGCCGCCACGCCCGCGGCCCGCGTACAATGGATCGGTCCCGTGCGGCACACGCCGCCGCACCCACGATTCATCACTCGCCCCGAAGCCATCATGTCCTCACCTGCCGCGACGAGTCTGCGGCGCACGCTGCTACGGCGCCTCGCCGCCCCGCTTTCGCTGCTCGCGCTGATGAGCGGCCTGATCGCCTATTGGCTCGCCTGGCAGTACACCCAGCACGTCGTCGACCGCTCGCTCGCCGACCTCGCCACGGCCATTTCCCGGCAGATCCAGATCGCTGGCGACGATGCGCCCAATACCGTCCCGCCGCTTGCGCAGGCGATGTTTTCCGACCCCGTAGAGCACCTCATCTATCGCATCAGCAACGGTGAAACGGAAATCGCGGGCGACCACGATCTGCCGCTGCAGGGCACCAACGTGCGCCGCATGCACTATGCGTACGTGTTCGAAACGATCTACAAGGGCGTGACCGTGCGCGTCGCCCAGGTGCGCGTGCCGCAGACGCACGGTAATCCGATCGTCGTGGAAGTCGGTCAGCCCGTGCATCATCGCTTCCGCATCGCGGCCGAATTTCTCGTTGCGATCATGATGCCGTTGCTGCTGCTGCTGCTCGCCGGCTGGGTGATCGTGTGGCGCGTCGTCAACCAGCAGCTCAACCCGCTCACCGCGCTAGCCGACTCGCTCAACCGCCAGACGCACACGTCGCTCGAGCCCGTGGACGAGACCTACGTGCCCGTCGAAATCCGTCCGCTCACTGGCGCACTCAACGCGCTGCTCGGCCGTCTGAAGACCGCGCTCGACGCGCAGCGCAAGTTCATCGCCGACGCGGCCCACCAGCTGCGTACCCCGCTCACTGCGGTGAAGCTGCACGCCGAGCAGGCCGTGAACGCGCGCGAACCGCAAAAGGTCAGCGACGCCGTGCGCGAGTTGCGTTCGGCCGCCGATCGCGCGGTGCGCCTCTCAAATCAGTTGCTCTCGCTCGCGCGCGCGGAGCCGGGTGAGCAAGCCGCGCGTTTCGTCGATATCGACATGGCTGCGCTCGCTTTCGAGACCGGCGCCGAGTGGGTGCCGCGCGCGCTGGCGAACCATGTCGACCTCGGTTTCCAGCGTCTCGACGACCCCGAAAACGACACGCCGTTGATGGTGCGCGGCAACCCCGTGCTGCTGCACGAGGTCATCGCGAATCTGCTCGACAACGCGCTCAAATATTTGCCGCCCGCGCGGCTGGAAGGCGGACGCATCACCGTGACTGTTTCGCAGTCCTCCGTTGACGGCGTTCCGATGGCCGAGATCGTCGTGGAAGACAACGGCGGCGGCGTGCCCGCTTTGCAACAAGCGGATCTCTTCAAACGATTCTTCCGCGGCGACGCCCAGAGCGAGACTGGCGTGGACGGCGGCGCGGGCCTTGGCCTCGCGATCGTCCACGACATCATGGCGCTGCATCGTGGCAGCGTGCACTACGAAGATTCACCGGAAGGCGGTGCGCGCTTCATCGTGCGCGTGCCGCTTGCGAATGTCCGCACGCCGGTTCGCGCGGACGTCAAAGACACGCGAGACAGCAAGGAAGGCAGCGCCGCCGAAACCGCACAGCGCGAGGCGCTCAAATCCGACGAGCCGTCGCGCGAGAAGAAACCGACCCACCAGGCAAGCATCGATCTCTGACGCTGCAACCGCCACGCAAACGACAAGGGCCGCTCATGCGGCCCTTGTGCTTGATGCAAGACGACGTGTGTGGCGCCGCTTACTTCTTCTTTTTGGTCTTGCCCTTCGACGCTTTCGCGCCCTTTGCGGACTTGTCGTCGTCGGGCGGCGCGAGCATCGTGCCGCGGCACTTGCGGGCACCGCAACGGCATTCGTATTCGCGCTTGAGCTTCTTCGTCTGCTTCGCGTCGATCACGAGGCCGTAGTCGTAGAACAGCTCTTCGCCTTCGGCGATATCGCGCAGTGCGTGAATATAGACGTGTCCTTCGATTTCCTCGGCTTCGCAGTTCGGCGCGCACGAGTGATTGATCCAGCGCGCACTGTTGCCCTTCACCTTGCCGTCGATCACGTCGCCGTCGTCGAGCGCGAAATAGAACGTGTGATTCGGTTCGTCAGGATTATGCGGATGACGCCGCAGCGCTTCCTTCCAGGAGATGCGCTCGCCCTTGTATTCGATCAGTCGTTCGCCGGTCGCAATGGGGACCGCCGCAAACACGCCCTTGCCGTGCACGCCCGACTGGCGCACGACGATCCTGCGTTCACTCATTGAATGAATCCTTGTGAAGTACTGGGGGAGACTGTCCCGGTCATGACAGGCGCCTGAAACACTTCCTCGCGCGCGCCGCCTGCGGCTCTCTCATGAAGCCGTGCCCGACGGTCTGCCTGGCCTTGCATCGGCCCTTGCATCAAACTTCGTGCGTGCCTCGTCGCGGTCCGTACGCAAACGCGGCGCCGATTGGGCGCCGCGCTCATGCGACGCCCGGCGCGCCACAGACGGCATCGTACACGCTCGCGCCGCTTTCGTTCAACCCATATGCGCCGCGAAACGAGCGCTGCGCGCTCCGCATCAGCGCTGGCCGAGCGTCGTCTCGCCGAACAGCTTCTTCAACTCGCGCGGCTGCGAGCGCCAGTATTGCGGTGGCGCGCTCACACTCGCGCCGAGTTGTGCCGCGGCGTGCCACGGCCAGCGCGGATCGTAGAGCATCGCGCGCGCCATCGCGATCATGTCGGCTTCGCCGTCTTCGACGATCTGATTGGCCTGCAAGGCATCGGTGATGAGGCCCACCGCAATCGTCGTCATGCCGGTTTCGGCCTTCACCTTGCGTGCGAACGGCACTTGATAGCCGGGCTCGAGCGGGATTTTTTGCAGCGGCGACACGCCCCCTGTCGACACGTCGATCCAGTCCGCGCCGCGCACCTTGAGCGCCTGTGCGAACACGACCGTGTCGTCAGGCGTCCAGCCTCCTTCAACCCAGTCCGTTGCCGAAACGCGCACACCAATCGGGCGATCGGCGGGAAATTCGGCGCGCACGGCATCGAACACTTCGAGCGGAAAGCGCATGCGGTTCTCGCGCGAGCCGCCGTACTCGTCGCTGCGCTGGTTCGCGATTGGCGAAAGAAATTGGTGCAGCAAATAGCCGTGCGCCGCGTGTATTTCGAGCGCGTCGATACCAAGACGCGCCGCGCGGCGCGCGGTGGCCACGAACGCATCGCGCACGCGATTCAGACCCGCAACGTCGAGTGCGAGCGGCGGCGCTTCGCCCTCCTTGTGCGCGAGCGCCGAAGGCGCGTGCGGCAGCCACCCGCCTTCGGCGACCGGAATCAGTTGACCGCCTTCCCAGGGCACATGGCTCGACGCCTTGCGCCCAGCGTGCGAAATCTGCATGGCGATGCGGATAGGCGAATGGCGGCGGATGGCGGCGATGACGGGCTCGAGCGCGGCTTCGGTCACGTCGTCCCACAGGCCGAGATCGCCCGGCGTGATACGGCCATCGGGTTCGACCGACGTCGCTTCGATACACAGCATCGCGGCGCCCGAAAGGGCCAGGTGCCCGAGATGAATCATGTGCCAGTCGTTGGCCTCGCCACGCTCGGCGGAGTACTGGCACATCGGTGAAACGACGATGCGATTGGCGAGCGTCACGCCACGCAGTTCGAGCGGAGTGAAGAGCGTGCTCATGGGAGGTCCACGGACGGTTGGCAGAAGCGTCCGAGAATATCACGCGCTTTTTTAACGCGTTCGACAGGGAACACACCGCGCCTGCGCGACACGCGCGCGCGAGGGATCAGGTTGGGGTCAGGCGCGGGTCAGGGTTGGCGCGCGGCCATGCGGGCGTCGACGGCGTCCAGCCATTCGCCGAACATGCGGCTCGCCTGCACTTCGAGCGTCGGCCCGCGGCGCGCCGTCTCATCGCGCAGCGCGTTCACGTCCACGCCCGCGGTGGCGATTTCAGCGGCGTTACCGATCAGCCAGGGCTCGAAGCGGTCGGCGCGCACCTCGGGATGGCATTGCAGGCCGAGCACGTGGTCGCCCCACGAAAACGCCTGGTTCTCGCACAGCGGCGTGGAAGCGAGACGCGTTGCACCTTGCGGCAGATCGAAGGTATCGCCATGCCAGTGCAGCATGGAGGTCGCCGCGCCGTCGAGATGTTGCAGCGGCGAGGCGCGACCGGCGTCGGTGAGCGTGAGCGGAGTCCAGCCGATTTCGGGCTGAGGCCCGGCATACACGCGTGCACCGAGCACGCGCGCAATGAGCTGCGCGCCGAGGCAAATGCCGAGCGTAGGCAGACCCGCCGCGATGCGCTTTTCGATCATCGCGGCAAGAGGGACGAGGGTGGGATAGCGTGCGTCGTCGCACGCATTGATCGGGCCGCCGAGCACGACCATGAGCGACGCCGACAAGGGATTGAGCGCGCCCACGCGGGCGAAGCCGACGTCGACGTAGCGCACGGGACGTCCACGGTCGCCGAGCACACGCTCGAAGCTGCCGAGGTCCTCGAAATAGACATGGCGCACAGCCAATACTTCGCGATTCATCGGCAGATTCCCGGGTCGGCTGTGGACGGCTTGCACGTTGCCGTTTTTGTACGGCGCGGGCGAACGCTTGCGCCTACGGTCGTGACAACAACGTGTGGCAAATACTTTCGAGAACTACACAAATTGCCACGCACATCATACCGGCACGCATTCGACGTCGCGATGCCTGGTATTACCGTGCATTACATGCATGACGCGCGCAGGCGCTAATGCGCGCCGGCCGCCCTTGGGCGGCGGCGCAGTTGTGGCCTTAAACCGCGAAGATCTTCCAGTTTTTCTTCTGGGTCGTCACGTCGGCCTGTTCGTAGACCGAGCAATCGAGACGCAGATCGGTGTCAGCCATGTCGATGTTCAGAAGCTGGCAGTGATGCGGCGTCTTCTTCGGGTTCTTGCTCGGCTCGAAATGCGAG
The Paraburkholderia acidiphila genome window above contains:
- a CDS encoding CoA-acylating methylmalonate-semialdehyde dehydrogenase, whose protein sequence is MGETHQSDAGVRTLTHFVNGKPLDGTSDRYGDVFNPAFGKVSARVPLATVAEVDAAVAAAAAAFPAWAETAPIKRARILFKFKDLLDQHHDELAELITREHGKVFSDAKGEVMRGIEVVEFACGIPNLLKTDFTDQIGGGIDNWNLRQPLGVVAGITPFNFPMMVPCWMFPIALACGNTFVLKPSERDPSASVRLAELLKEAGLPDGVFNVVHGDKVAVDALLVHPEVTALSFVGSTPIAEYIYTEGTKHGKRVQALGGAKNHLVVMPDADLDQAVDALIGAAYGSAGERCMAISVAVAVGHIADELVERLTPRVKALQIGSGMDGASEMGPLVTGPHRAKVRGYIEAGVAAGAKLVVDGRGHKVDGHEDGFFLGGTLFDDVKTDMTIYKEEIFGPVLSVVRVPDFASAVELINAHEFANGVSCYTSDGGVARAFSRQIKVGMVGINVPIPVPMAWHSFGGWKRSLFGDHHAYGEEGVRFYTRYKSIMQRWPDSIAKGAEFTMPVAK
- a CDS encoding Lrp/AsnC family transcriptional regulator, yielding MLELDHFDLALLDVLQRFGRATHQQLGEQVPLSPSQIGRRLQRLEASGVIDGYRVVLRPEKLGLGVTAFTSLKLKHHGDSIIEQFQQQIDVLPEVLECHAVVGDADYLLRIVAPDLNALSTFVMKKLMRVPGVDSVRSNIVLTTFKRNGPLPLGHLEPGAPAA
- a CDS encoding LysR family transcriptional regulator; the protein is MDLTLLRAFVTVAREGNLTRAATHLHLTQPAVSLQIKHLQEALGVALFTRTSHGLALTRDGQALLPHAERALAAAGDVQRAAAALRHEVRGRLRIGTILDPAFLRLGGFLRQLVETWPQIETALRHGMSGWVLDQVRSRELDVGYYIGQPTPDPDAFHVITLTRFQYRVLAPAGWKDRVKDARDWRALAALPWIWTPPASAHNRLLTTLFEAAHAKPVKVAEVDQEPSMLDLVKSGVGLTLARDSTALAEAHAHGLTIVEGVTVPTELTFITLAARRDEPTIAAALKSIETQWAI
- a CDS encoding GMC family oxidoreductase, which encodes MPALGEAQGARGASSRRLEGEFDYVIVGAGTAGCVLANRLTEDADVSVLLIEAGGTDDYHWIHIPVGYLYCIGNPRTDWLYKTAAEKGLNGRALSYPRGRVLGGSSSINGMIYMRGQREDYDNWARVTGDSGWAWDSVLPVFRRSEDHHGGASEFHGAGGQWRVEKQRLKWEILESFAHAAQEQGIAATDDFNCGDNSGVGYFEVNQKRGVRWNASKAFLRAAMKRPNLTVVTGAFTQRVIFEGKRCVGVEYRGDVDYVARARCEVILSAGAVNSPQVLELSGIGDAQRLAQLGIGVVQDLRGVGENLQDHLQLRMAFRVNGVRTLNTLSAHWWGKLMIGMEYAFFQSGPMSMAPSQLGAFAKSDPNDPALTRPDLQYHVQPLSLDRFGEPLHRFNAFTASVCNLRPTSRGSIHAVSADPSQAPAIAPNYLSTDHDLRVAASSIRLTRRIAASAALARYEPHEILPGPAFQSEEQLREAAGNVGTTIFHPVGTCRMGRADDPDAVVDARLRVRGVEGLRVVDASVMPTITSGNTNSPTLMIAERAAEMLRADRREGARAQTEATARATLTTA
- a CDS encoding class IV adenylate cyclase translates to MARNIEIKARAREFDTLRERASQLAPDAPLIFRQQDFFYDVPRGRLKLRQFDDGTPPELIFYQRDDRDGPKASYYTRSPVTNAEAMHSLLATALTTRGIVSKERHVYLAGRTRIHLDRVDGLGDFVELEVVLGPEDDEQGGEAEAHAVFAKLGVDESDLVAVAYVDLLNTANAA
- the phhA gene encoding phenylalanine 4-monooxygenase yields the protein MAAATAKLQEQFDAGLTTRPDFTIDQPLERYGAADHAVWDQLYRRQRALLEGRASEAFLEGATRIGLNVAHVPSFEQVSERLMAATGWRIVAVPGLVPDRIFFEHLANRRFPVTWWMRRPDQLDYLQEPDCFHDLFGHVPLLTDPTFADAIHAYGRAALAVEERALPLLARLYWYTVEFGLMRDASAPSGVKIYGAGIVSSKGETLYSVESAAPNRLAFDLDRVLRTRYRIDTFQKTYFVIDSFAQLFEALGAGIASRLADPSALIAAQPYPAGDVLHSDTIITRGTREGWLDDGDV
- a CDS encoding 4a-hydroxytetrahydrobiopterin dehydratase, whose protein sequence is MINRLTSEERASQLADLRGWQAVAGRDAIQRHFRFADFNEAFGFMTRVAIKAQEMNHHPEWFNVYNRVEITLSTHEADGLTSRDIELARFIDSIAPGPLSA